From the genome of Drosophila melanogaster chromosome 2L, one region includes:
- the CG6686 gene encoding uncharacterized protein, isoform C, whose product MGSSSSGKKHKKDKKNRHRSRSSERPRRVTEDEDVTLDLTDDSSSRHRHHKHKKHKEHRHKHHKQKERERANEVISLEESDSDSIPLLMQIVPTAWRCRYRRRCRRRPS is encoded by the exons atgggTTCCTCGTCGTCGGGAAAGAAACACAAGAAGGACAAGAAGAACCGTCATCGCTCGCGATCGTCGGAGCGACCGCGGCGCGTCACAGAGGACGAGGATGTCACACTGGATCTCACCGACGACTCCTCGTCGCGGCACAGACACCACAAGCACAAGAAGCACAAGGAGCACCGCCACAAGCACCACAAGCAAAAGGAGCGCGAGCGCGCGAACGAGGTCATCTCCCTAGAGGAATCGGACTCGGATA GTATCCCGCTGCTGATGCAGATT GTTCCGACTGCGTGGAGGTGCCGGTACAGGCGCAGGTGCAGGCGCAGGCCAAGTTGA
- the CG6686 gene encoding uncharacterized protein, isoform A (unusual splice), whose product MGSSSSGKKHKKDKKNRHRSRSSERPRRVTEDEDVTLDLTDDSSSRHRHHKHKKHKEHRHKHHKQKERERANEVISLEESDSDSFSFFSGSDCVEVPVQAQVQAQAKLRDARESSNRDKERDSGRDRELLRERERERDRERERDRDREKEREREREKERLREREEREREREKERIREREKERLRERERERERERVRELTAPPPPQISKHAEYESRREREIERERDARKRSGRERERERNRERSRSQSPASSSRKPATKEREPSSRSFSPIPENGAGDVLSITETNKLRAKLGLKPLEVDSGPSKAGPPPGSSSQGEIKKPHGEADLSSYKDEWGEFLHKPADNLKEKREAEKLREKLKQRKEKRFLEERLARIKTLGESDEETDNVSKWVDKNKRVVNEREEAMRKAKELEELDEAFGVSEILEQEKTKARQRAYGDSNLKGLRVDHDMDDFGEGRTVILTLKDQDVLNEEEGDTLVNVNMVDEERYKKNVANKKQNPLSYGYNVYEEQYDELGNPIERSVLEKYDDEMEGQPKKRKNFVIGENMDEEREHRRKLLEIKTKLAGKRLETLEDTNLQLASDTYSAEELAKFKKPKKKVKKLRQKLKAEDLAPLAMGEASGSSDFGSRGGRYRDHEDAEMEEFKPQIKVEVEDDDLERVLAKARKLKQKENIIKKPLPVDFESIQREIKPEHVEDTASGVVLTGVDGNIVLNATAEFCRTLGDIPTYGMAGNRNEDSNDMMDFDKTEQPEEHMETHTDEPALSHGTWNSVNPDEVMQPADLDNLGEDLEDRAILDEEPDVGAGVANALRLALSKGYLEKEEKNRPSNTKMAHLQAKNYSIEDKAAGEDEKVGRRDRFHFGPITDFKDKETFKPNVKLDYIDDNGRILNLKEAFRYLSHKFHGKGPGKNKIEKRLKKMEQDGLMKTMSSTDTPLGTLTMLQQKQKETKTAYVVLSGNNKNVPGVSGSAIAKFK is encoded by the exons atgggTTCCTCGTCGTCGGGAAAGAAACACAAGAAGGACAAGAAGAACCGTCATCGCTCGCGATCGTCGGAGCGACCGCGGCGCGTCACAGAGGACGAGGATGTCACACTGGATCTCACCGACGACTCCTCGTCGCGGCACAGACACCACAAGCACAAGAAGCACAAGGAGCACCGCCACAAGCACCACAAGCAAAAGGAGCGCGAGCGCGCGAACGAGGTCATCTCCCTAGAGGAATCGGACTCGGATA GTTTCTCCTTTTTTTCAG GTTCCGACTGCGTGGAGGTGCCGGTACAGGCGCAGGTGCAGGCGCAGGCCAAGTTGAGGGACGCCAGAGAATCGTCCAATCGTGACAAGGAGCGGGATTCTGGACGCGATCGTGAACTCCTAAGAGAAAGGGAGCGAGAACGAGATCGTGAGCGGGAgagggatcgggatcgggaaaAGGAGCGCGAACGGGAGCGTGAGAAGGAGCGTCTCAGGGAGCGGGAGGAGCGCGAGAGAGAGCGTGAGAAGGAACGTATCAGAGAACGCGAGAAAGAACGCCTTAGGGAGCGCGAGAGGGAGCGGGAACGCGAACGTGTACGGGAGCTCACAGCTCCTCCACCACCCCAAATCTCCAAGCATGCCGAATATGAGTCTAGGCGAGAGCGTGAGATCGAACGGGAACGGGACGCCCGCAAGCGATCTGGCAGAGAACGTGAAAGGGAACGTAATAGGGAACGGTCCCGATCCCAGTCGCCAGCATCGTCGTCGCGTAAACCAGCCACTAAGGAACGCGAACCATCGTCTCGTTCCTTCTCGCCAATACCAGAAAACGGAGCCGGCGATGTCCTGTCCATTACGGAGACGAACAAACTTCGCGCCAAGCTGGGTCTGAAGCCACTCGAAGTTGATAGTGGTCCCAGCAAGGCAGGCCCTCCGCCTGGAAGCAGTAGTCAAGGCGAGATCAAAAAACCCCATGGCGAGGCCGATCTCTCCTCGTACAAGGATGAGTGGGGCGAGTTCTTGCACAAGCCGGCCGACAATCTAAAGGAGAAAAGGGAGGCAGAGAAGCTGCGCGAGAAACTCAAACAGCGCAAGGAGAAACGATTCTTAGAGGAGCGCCTGGCTCGCATCAAAACACTGGGAGAGTCTGATGAGGAAACTGACAATGTGTCCAAGTGGGTGGACAAGAACAAGCGGGTTGTCAACGAACGCGAGGAGGCGATGCGTAAG GCCAAAGAGTTGGAGGAACTGGATGAGGCCTTTGGTGTTTCGGAGATTCTCGAGCAAGAGAAAACCAAAGCTCGTCAGCGAGCATATGGCGATAGCAATCTAAAGGGCCTGCGTGTGGATCATGATATGGATGATTTCGGCGAAGGACGCACTGTTATTCTAACTCTTAAGGATCAAGATGTGCTTAACGAGGAGGAAGGCGACACTCTAGTCAATGTTAACATGGTCGACGAAGAGCGCTATAAGAAGAATGTGGCCAACAAGAAGCAGAATCCGCTCAGTTATGGTTATAACGTATACGAGGAGCAGTACGATGAATTGGGCAATCCCATCGAACGTTCAGTGCTGGAGAAGTACGATGATGAAATGGAAGGTCAGCCGAAAAAGCGCAAGAACTTTGTGATTGGTGAGAATATGGATGAGGAGCGGGAGCACAGACGCAAGCTCCTGGAGATTAAGACCAAATTAGCCGGCAAGCGTTTGGAAACCTTGGAGGACACCAATCTGCAGCTAGCATCGGACACTTACAGTGCAGAAGAGTTGGCCAA ATTtaaaaagccaaagaaaaaggTTAAGAAACTTCGGCAGAAACTTAAAGCCGAGGATCTTGCGCCTTTGGCGATGGGCGAAGCATCAGGTTCTTCAGACTTTGGTAGTCGAGGTGGACGTTATCGTGATCACGAAGATGCGGAAATGGAAGAGTTTAAACCCCAAATAAAAGTGGAAGTAGAGGATGATGATTTGGAACGTGTACTTGCCAAGGCTCGCAAACTAAAACAAAAGGAGAATATCATCAAGAAGCCTTTGCCCGTCGACTTCGAAAGTATACAGCGGGAGATAAAACCCGAACATGTGGAGGACACCGCATCAGGTGTGGTCCTTACCGGCGTCGATGGCAACATTGTCTTGAACGCCACAGCTGAGTTTTGCCGCACTCTGGGTGACATTCCCACGTACGGTATGGCGGGCAACCGTAATGAGGACTCCAATGACATGATGGACTTTGACAAGACCGAACAGCCGGAGGAGCATATGGAAACACATACCGATGAGCCTGCCCTGAGTCACGGCACCTGGAATTCGGTCAATCCCGATGAAGTCATGCAGCCCGCCGATTTGGATAATCTGGGTGAAGACCTGGAAGATCGTGCCATTCTAGACGAGGAGCCCGATGTGGGAGCTGGTGTAGCGAATGCTCTGCGATTGGCGCTGTCCAAGGGTTACCTTGAAAAGGAGGAAAAGAACAGACCTAGCAACACAAAAATGGCCCATCTGCAGGCCAAGAACTATTCCATTGAGGATAAAGCGGCTGG TGAGGACGAGAAGGTTGGCCGTCGCGATCGCTTCCACTTTGGACCGATTACAGACTTTAAGGACAAGGAGACCTTCAAGCCCAATGTCAAGTTGGATTATATCGATGACAATGGCCGCATATTGAACCTCAAAGAGGCTTTCCGCTACTTGTCACATAAGTTCCATGGCAAGGGGCCCGGCAAGAATAAGATTGAGAAGCGTCTCAAGAAAATGGAGCAGGATGGG CTAATGAAAACCATGAGTTCGACAGACACACCCTTGGGCACACTGACCATGTtgcagcagaagcaaaaggAGACGAAGACCGCTTACGTGGTGCtcagtggcaacaacaaaaatgtacCAGGTGTCAGTGGCTCCGCAATAGCCAAATTTAAGTAG
- the CG34163 gene encoding uncharacterized protein, isoform A — protein sequence MEIKKSKKSKNDKKSKAPKESSVSLKLNALHRKQKEVARVLTLKQEILLKSGVSYLEYYEILAEIERLNGLKESFMRRADKLKQQDK from the exons ATGGAAATTAAA AAGTCCAAGAAATCAAAGAACGACAAGAAGTCCAAGGCGCCCAAGGAGTCGTCCGTTTCGCTCAAACTGAACGCTTTGCATCGCAAGCAAAAGGAAGTCGCCCGCGTGCTCACtttaaaacaagaaatattaCTGAAATCGGGTGTATCCTATCTGGAATATTATGAGATTCTGGCAGAAATCGAACGACTCAACGGCCTAAAGGAGTCATTTATGCGCCGCGCTGATAAGCTGAAGCAACAGGACAAATAG
- the zuc gene encoding zucchini: MLITQIIMKQIRDYPIVSTISIAVSTVLASEVIWKLVQCSRSKREKASRVHEVIIFNELGEICAAVHMRNSSMGSQKPQVSPCCNTHCSLRNVAKIVEQIDRAVYSIDLAIYTFTSLFLADSIKRALQRGVIIRIISDGEMVYSKGSQISMLAQLGVPVRVPITTNLMHNKFCIIDGFERVEEIRLLRKLKFMRPCYSIVISGSVNWTALGLGGNWENCIITADDKLTATFQAEFQRMWRAFAKTEGSQIQLK; this comes from the coding sequence atgttgattaCCCAAATAATTATGAAACAAATTCGAGACTATCCCATTGTGTCCACAATAAGCATTGCCGTCAGCACTGTCCTGGCCTCAGAGGTGATTTGGAAGCTGGTGCAGTGCTCGCGCAGCAAGCGAGAGAAGGCAAGCCGCGTGCACGAAGTGATCATCTTCAATGAACTGGGCGAGATCTGTGCGGCGGTGCATATGCGCAACAGCAGCATGGGATCCCAGAAACCACAAGTGTCGCCCTGCTGCAACACGCATTGTTCGCTGCGGAATGTGGCCAAGATCGTAGAGCAGATCGATCGGGCTGTATACTCCATTGACCTGGCCATATACACCTTCACCTCGCTTTTTTTGGCGGATTCAATAAAGCGGGCCCTGCAGCGCGGCGTGATTATCCGGATCATCAGCGACGGGGAGATGGTCTACTCCAAAGGTTCTCAGATCAGTATGCTGGCACAATTGGGAGTTCCAGTTCGCGTCCCCATTACCACGAACTTGATGCACAACAAATTCTGCATAATCGACGGCTTCGAGCGCGTCGAGGAGATTCGTCTGCTGAGGAAGCTCAAGTTTATGCGTCCGTGCTATAGCATCGTGATCAGCGGCTCCGTAAACTGGACGGCTCTTGGACTGGGAGGCAATTGGGAGAACTGCATTATCACAGCTGACGACAAACTCACAGCCACGTTTCAGGCGGAATTCCAACGAATGTGGCGGGCTTTTGCGAAGACCGAGGGGAGCCAAATCCAGCTCAAGTAG
- the dgt2 gene encoding dim gamma-tubulin 2, isoform B, whose product MDDPSATLLPEHSEDLRLARDAELKKVLKLKLVLDELRRLDVGPNPSDEIKRALKLVSIGSYARLGEMEGAGQEQVLGLPSGSSFPPLNYTDRKTVRTKLSAQLRTTLQPIAELCDRIREEFPDAFGQEADLSCDQKEILRLEEEHRSGLEKLVALLTRKCTLLKETAELKLGPQLANELKLQQAQAQLVQTKAELLRGFFVHEAASRTEHSVKAHKEVEAHLDELLAAKK is encoded by the exons ATGGATGATCCATCCGCCACGCTCTTGCCCGAACACTCGGAAGATTTGCGGCTGGCTCGCGATGCGGAGCTGAAGAAGGTGCTCAAGCTGAAGCTAGTGCTGGACGAGCTAAGACGCCTGGATGTGGGCCCAAATCCGAGTGATGAAATCAAAAGAGCCCTCAAATTGGTTTCCATTGGAAGTTATGCGCGACTCGGCGAGATGGAGGGAGCTGGTCAGGAGCAGGTGCTTG GTCTACCGAGCGGCAGCAGTTTTCCGCCCTTGAATTACACGGATCGCAAGACGGTGCGTACCAAATTGTCCGCTCAATTACGCACAACTCTGCAACCCATTGCCGAATTGTGCGACAGGATACGCGAGGAGTTCCCGGACGCCTTTGGCCAGGAGGCGGACTTAAGCTGCGACCAAAAGGAGATTCTGCGCCTGGAGGAGGAGCATCGCAGCGGTCTGGAGAAATTGGTTGCGCTTCTCACTCGTAAGTGCACGCTTCTCAAGGAGACCGCCGAATTGAAATTGGGGCCGCAGTTGGCAAACGAACTAAAATTGCAACAGGCGCAGGCGCAACTTGTTCAAACAAAAGCAGAACTACTGCGCGGATTTTTCGTCCACGAGGCCGCCTCTCGCACCGAACATAGCGTCAAGGCACATAAGGAGGTGGAGGCGCACCTGGACGAGCTGCTCGCCGCCAAGAAGTAG
- the escl gene encoding escl, isoform C, with the protein MTETNPSEISPPSEEPPAEDESTDHSPAEAVLSNNSSSVCNVVEPDDEHEVNSVDREDTASLFSTTTTTTRSKSPNTRKLNRLCRRIKAPKMVQPLYKYSSHVREDHNHQIFGVQFNPFLDRGQPQVFATVGKDRVSIYECERSTGQESCEGIRLLQVYADPDTDESFYTCAWSYDSVTGDPVLAAAGYRGVIRIFNPVKHQCSKNYIGHGHAINELKFHPTRPQLLLSGSKDHSLRLWNIQSDVCVAVFGGVEGHRDEVLSVDFDLRGDRIMSSGMDHSLKLWRLDKPDIKEAIELSSGFSPNKNTGPFPTIKEHFPDFSTRDIHRNYVDCVQWFGDFVFSKSCENSIVCWKPGKLSESWHEIKPQESATTVLHHFDYKMCEIWFVRFAFNAWQKILALGNQLGTTFVWELDCNDPNLTKCSQLVHPKSNSTIRQTSFSKDGSILVCVCDDSTVWRWDRVN; encoded by the exons ATGACCGAAACGAATCCCAGTGAAATATCTCCTCCGAGCGAAGAGCCACCGGCAGAGGACGAATCCACTGACCACTCTCCAGCGGAGGCAGTGCTGAGCAATAATTCCTCGAGTGTCTGCAATGTTGTGGAGCCGGATGATGAGCACGAAGTTAATTCCGTGGATCGGGAGGACACCGCCAGTTTGTTCAGCACTACTACGACCACCACCAGAAGCAAATCGCCAAATACACGAAAATTGAACCGCCTGTGTCGGCGGATCAAGGCACCCAAAATGGTTCAGCCCTTGTACAAATATAG CTCCCATGTCCGCGAGGACCACAACCATCAGATCTTCGGAGTGCAGTTCAATCCGTTCCTGGACAGAGGCCAGCCGCAGGTGTTCGCCACCGTTGGCAAGGATCGGGTTTCCATTTATGAGTGCGAGAGGAGCACCGGACAGGAGTCCTGCGAAGGCATTCGACTGCTGCAAGTCTACGCAGACCCAGAT ACCGATGAAAGTTTCTACACATGCGCTTGGTCCTACGACTCTGTGACCGGCGATCCTGTGCTTGCCGCGGCTGGTTACCGCGGCGTCATTCGCATATTCAATCCGGTTAAGCACCAGTGCAGCAAAAACTACATTGGTCACGGGCACGCCATTAACGAGCTGAAGTTTCATCCGACTAGACCGCAGTTACTTCTGTCCGGCAGCAAGGATCACTCCCTGCGCCTTTGGAACATTCAGTCGGACGTGTGTGTGGCGGTTTTCGGCGGCGTAGAAGGACACCGCGACGAAGTGTTGTCTGTGGACTTTGATTTGCGCGGTGATCGCATCATGTCCAGTGGAATGGATCACTCACTGAAGCTCTGGCGACTGGATAAGCCCGATATAAAAGAGGCCATCGAGCTGAGCTCTGGTTTTAGTCCCAACAAGAATACGGGTCCGTTTCCCACGATCAAGGAGCACTTTCCGGACTTCTCGACAAGGGATATACATCGAAATTATGTGGATTGCGTTCAGTGGTTCGGCGACTTTGTCTTTTCGAAATCCTGCGAGAACTCAATTGTTTGCTGGAAGCCGGGCAAACTTTCAGAATCGTGGCATGAGATTAAGCCACAGGAGTCGGCCACCACGGTGCTGCATCACTTTGACTACAAGATGTGCGAGATCTGGTTCGTACGCTTCGCCTTCAACGCCTGGCAAAAGATTCTGGCCTTGGGCAATCAACTGGGCACAACATTTGTCTGGGAATTGGACTGCAATGATCCCAATTTAACAAAGTGTAGCCAGCTGGTTCATCCCAAAAGCAACTCCACCATCCGACAGACTTCCTTCTCCAAAGACGGTTCCATTTTAGTTTGCGTGTGCGACGACAGCACCGTGTGGCGATGGGATCGCGTCAATTAG
- the CG34163 gene encoding uncharacterized protein, isoform B: MEIKSKKSKNDKKSKAPKESSVSLKLNALHRKQKEVARVLTLKQEILLKSGVSYLEYYEILAEIERLNGLKESFMRRADKLKQQDK; the protein is encoded by the exons ATGGAAATTAAA TCCAAGAAATCAAAGAACGACAAGAAGTCCAAGGCGCCCAAGGAGTCGTCCGTTTCGCTCAAACTGAACGCTTTGCATCGCAAGCAAAAGGAAGTCGCCCGCGTGCTCACtttaaaacaagaaatattaCTGAAATCGGGTGTATCCTATCTGGAATATTATGAGATTCTGGCAGAAATCGAACGACTCAACGGCCTAAAGGAGTCATTTATGCGCCGCGCTGATAAGCTGAAGCAACAGGACAAATAG
- the CG6686 gene encoding uncharacterized protein, isoform B yields the protein MGSSSSGKKHKKDKKNRHRSRSSERPRRVTEDEDVTLDLTDDSSSRHRHHKHKKHKEHRHKHHKQKERERANEVISLEESDSDSSDCVEVPVQAQVQAQAKLRDARESSNRDKERDSGRDRELLRERERERDRERERDRDREKEREREREKERLREREEREREREKERIREREKERLRERERERERERVRELTAPPPPQISKHAEYESRREREIERERDARKRSGRERERERNRERSRSQSPASSSRKPATKEREPSSRSFSPIPENGAGDVLSITETNKLRAKLGLKPLEVDSGPSKAGPPPGSSSQGEIKKPHGEADLSSYKDEWGEFLHKPADNLKEKREAEKLREKLKQRKEKRFLEERLARIKTLGESDEETDNVSKWVDKNKRVVNEREEAMRKAKELEELDEAFGVSEILEQEKTKARQRAYGDSNLKGLRVDHDMDDFGEGRTVILTLKDQDVLNEEEGDTLVNVNMVDEERYKKNVANKKQNPLSYGYNVYEEQYDELGNPIERSVLEKYDDEMEGQPKKRKNFVIGENMDEEREHRRKLLEIKTKLAGKRLETLEDTNLQLASDTYSAEELAKFKKPKKKVKKLRQKLKAEDLAPLAMGEASGSSDFGSRGGRYRDHEDAEMEEFKPQIKVEVEDDDLERVLAKARKLKQKENIIKKPLPVDFESIQREIKPEHVEDTASGVVLTGVDGNIVLNATAEFCRTLGDIPTYGMAGNRNEDSNDMMDFDKTEQPEEHMETHTDEPALSHGTWNSVNPDEVMQPADLDNLGEDLEDRAILDEEPDVGAGVANALRLALSKGYLEKEEKNRPSNTKMAHLQAKNYSIEDKAAGEDEKVGRRDRFHFGPITDFKDKETFKPNVKLDYIDDNGRILNLKEAFRYLSHKFHGKGPGKNKIEKRLKKMEQDGLMKTMSSTDTPLGTLTMLQQKQKETKTAYVVLSGNNKNVPGVSGSAIAKFK from the exons atgggTTCCTCGTCGTCGGGAAAGAAACACAAGAAGGACAAGAAGAACCGTCATCGCTCGCGATCGTCGGAGCGACCGCGGCGCGTCACAGAGGACGAGGATGTCACACTGGATCTCACCGACGACTCCTCGTCGCGGCACAGACACCACAAGCACAAGAAGCACAAGGAGCACCGCCACAAGCACCACAAGCAAAAGGAGCGCGAGCGCGCGAACGAGGTCATCTCCCTAGAGGAATCGGACTCGGATA GTTCCGACTGCGTGGAGGTGCCGGTACAGGCGCAGGTGCAGGCGCAGGCCAAGTTGAGGGACGCCAGAGAATCGTCCAATCGTGACAAGGAGCGGGATTCTGGACGCGATCGTGAACTCCTAAGAGAAAGGGAGCGAGAACGAGATCGTGAGCGGGAgagggatcgggatcgggaaaAGGAGCGCGAACGGGAGCGTGAGAAGGAGCGTCTCAGGGAGCGGGAGGAGCGCGAGAGAGAGCGTGAGAAGGAACGTATCAGAGAACGCGAGAAAGAACGCCTTAGGGAGCGCGAGAGGGAGCGGGAACGCGAACGTGTACGGGAGCTCACAGCTCCTCCACCACCCCAAATCTCCAAGCATGCCGAATATGAGTCTAGGCGAGAGCGTGAGATCGAACGGGAACGGGACGCCCGCAAGCGATCTGGCAGAGAACGTGAAAGGGAACGTAATAGGGAACGGTCCCGATCCCAGTCGCCAGCATCGTCGTCGCGTAAACCAGCCACTAAGGAACGCGAACCATCGTCTCGTTCCTTCTCGCCAATACCAGAAAACGGAGCCGGCGATGTCCTGTCCATTACGGAGACGAACAAACTTCGCGCCAAGCTGGGTCTGAAGCCACTCGAAGTTGATAGTGGTCCCAGCAAGGCAGGCCCTCCGCCTGGAAGCAGTAGTCAAGGCGAGATCAAAAAACCCCATGGCGAGGCCGATCTCTCCTCGTACAAGGATGAGTGGGGCGAGTTCTTGCACAAGCCGGCCGACAATCTAAAGGAGAAAAGGGAGGCAGAGAAGCTGCGCGAGAAACTCAAACAGCGCAAGGAGAAACGATTCTTAGAGGAGCGCCTGGCTCGCATCAAAACACTGGGAGAGTCTGATGAGGAAACTGACAATGTGTCCAAGTGGGTGGACAAGAACAAGCGGGTTGTCAACGAACGCGAGGAGGCGATGCGTAAG GCCAAAGAGTTGGAGGAACTGGATGAGGCCTTTGGTGTTTCGGAGATTCTCGAGCAAGAGAAAACCAAAGCTCGTCAGCGAGCATATGGCGATAGCAATCTAAAGGGCCTGCGTGTGGATCATGATATGGATGATTTCGGCGAAGGACGCACTGTTATTCTAACTCTTAAGGATCAAGATGTGCTTAACGAGGAGGAAGGCGACACTCTAGTCAATGTTAACATGGTCGACGAAGAGCGCTATAAGAAGAATGTGGCCAACAAGAAGCAGAATCCGCTCAGTTATGGTTATAACGTATACGAGGAGCAGTACGATGAATTGGGCAATCCCATCGAACGTTCAGTGCTGGAGAAGTACGATGATGAAATGGAAGGTCAGCCGAAAAAGCGCAAGAACTTTGTGATTGGTGAGAATATGGATGAGGAGCGGGAGCACAGACGCAAGCTCCTGGAGATTAAGACCAAATTAGCCGGCAAGCGTTTGGAAACCTTGGAGGACACCAATCTGCAGCTAGCATCGGACACTTACAGTGCAGAAGAGTTGGCCAA ATTtaaaaagccaaagaaaaaggTTAAGAAACTTCGGCAGAAACTTAAAGCCGAGGATCTTGCGCCTTTGGCGATGGGCGAAGCATCAGGTTCTTCAGACTTTGGTAGTCGAGGTGGACGTTATCGTGATCACGAAGATGCGGAAATGGAAGAGTTTAAACCCCAAATAAAAGTGGAAGTAGAGGATGATGATTTGGAACGTGTACTTGCCAAGGCTCGCAAACTAAAACAAAAGGAGAATATCATCAAGAAGCCTTTGCCCGTCGACTTCGAAAGTATACAGCGGGAGATAAAACCCGAACATGTGGAGGACACCGCATCAGGTGTGGTCCTTACCGGCGTCGATGGCAACATTGTCTTGAACGCCACAGCTGAGTTTTGCCGCACTCTGGGTGACATTCCCACGTACGGTATGGCGGGCAACCGTAATGAGGACTCCAATGACATGATGGACTTTGACAAGACCGAACAGCCGGAGGAGCATATGGAAACACATACCGATGAGCCTGCCCTGAGTCACGGCACCTGGAATTCGGTCAATCCCGATGAAGTCATGCAGCCCGCCGATTTGGATAATCTGGGTGAAGACCTGGAAGATCGTGCCATTCTAGACGAGGAGCCCGATGTGGGAGCTGGTGTAGCGAATGCTCTGCGATTGGCGCTGTCCAAGGGTTACCTTGAAAAGGAGGAAAAGAACAGACCTAGCAACACAAAAATGGCCCATCTGCAGGCCAAGAACTATTCCATTGAGGATAAAGCGGCTGG TGAGGACGAGAAGGTTGGCCGTCGCGATCGCTTCCACTTTGGACCGATTACAGACTTTAAGGACAAGGAGACCTTCAAGCCCAATGTCAAGTTGGATTATATCGATGACAATGGCCGCATATTGAACCTCAAAGAGGCTTTCCGCTACTTGTCACATAAGTTCCATGGCAAGGGGCCCGGCAAGAATAAGATTGAGAAGCGTCTCAAGAAAATGGAGCAGGATGGG CTAATGAAAACCATGAGTTCGACAGACACACCCTTGGGCACACTGACCATGTtgcagcagaagcaaaaggAGACGAAGACCGCTTACGTGGTGCtcagtggcaacaacaaaaatgtacCAGGTGTCAGTGGCTCCGCAATAGCCAAATTTAAGTAG
- the Ada1-2 gene encoding transcriptional adaptor 1-2: protein MLTDRVLATKEALVVALGDNWERYRANMKNWFRSRWTKEEFDAESRKILTPDKLHLHNQFLLALLNKIDAFAPLENPPAVQTSSSSGNRSKRRKRSSRTFAERLNFELSDVLDFVAEDNMQIIRPPTTIGIPSDQQQQQLQSQRYCAQELFLPDAGFIMGRFLIGAWEIGLVSVDDNVAEYVAMAVQVLLKDLLSAIIKKRKHYKTSGEGNFYYDVGAPLRDPSLRNTVTRQKVDDTPLELDKELNTANFMRRQNDDVTFLSACEEVQPTERTVITLKDCQLALRDRNLIGSHAVYSINMERLNMMMH, encoded by the exons ATGCTTACCGACAGAGTTCTGGCCACCAAGGAGGCGCTAGTGGTGGCTCTGGGCGACAACTGGGAGCGTTACCGGGCCAACATGAAGAATTGGTTTCGGAGCCGTTGGACTAAGGAGGAATTCGATGCGGAGTCGCGGAAAATCCTAACACCTGACAAACTGCACCTGCACAATCAGTTCCTGCTCGCCCTGCTCAACAAGATCGACGCCTTTGCTCCCCTGGAGAATCCTCCGGCCGTCCAGACCAGCAGCAGTAGTGGCAACCGAAGCAAACGGCGCAAAAGAAGTTCCCGCACCTTCGCCGAACGCCTTAATTTTGAGCTCAGCGACGTCCTGGACTTTGTAGCCGAGGACAACATGCAAATCATTCGTCCGCCAACCACGATCGGTATTCCGTCggaccagcaacagcaacagcttcAGTCGCAGCGGTACTGCGCGCAGGAACTTTTCCTGCCCGACGCGGGATTCATTATGGGACGATTTCTGATCGGTGCCTGGGAAATCGGACTTGTCTCCGTGGACGACAATGTCGCCGAGTACGTTGCCATGGCCGTGCAAGTTCTGCTCAAGGATCTACTATCGGCAATCATCAAGAAACGAAAGCACTACAAGACCAGCGGCGAGGGAAACTTTTACTACGATGTAGGTGCTCCGTTGCGTGATCCTTCGCTGCGCAACACCGTCACCCGGCAGAAGGTCGACGACACGCCGCTGGAACTGGACAAGGAACTGAATACGGCCAACTTTATGCGGCGACAGAACGACGATGTGACCTTCCTCTCCGCCTGCGAAGAAGT CCAACCCACCGAACGCACAGTAATCACCCTCAAGGACTGCCAACTGGCCTTACGGGATCGCAACCTGATAGGCTCGCATGCCGTCTACTCTATAAACATGGAACGACTCAATATGATGATGCATTAG